A section of the Rhizobium sp. Pop5 genome encodes:
- a CDS encoding methyl-accepting chemotaxis protein gives MRLTIKTKLVTAFTFIILMLLGTAAYGILSLGSLNDTIGNLLAGPAARLDLAQQIDIAQLQAIRQQKNLLTARTDEETAGAIEKGNLARKEFSEAFNQVQALATEEGKARWARIAEFSNAFNTADDQIREYMKAGNAEGANTVSITAARAAANGIDATLAEILALEKQRMRAADDNADVQYTTTRMTMIAVATVALVIAAITAFWIASTISKGLGRANTVVREVAEGDLTKMAEITGHDEIGELLGNVNIMIERLRGVVADALSAAENVSSGSQQLSASSEQVSQGATEQAASAEEASASMEEMAANIKQNADNAAQTEKIARQSAKDAEASGEAVTRAVDAMRTIAQKISIVQEIARQTDLLALNAAVEAARAGEHGKGFAVVASEVRKLAERSQSAAAEISAMSGDTVKAAADAGEMLGRLVPDIRKTAELVAEISAACREQDIGASQINEAIQQLDKVTQQNAGASEQMSATSEELASQAEELQTSIAFFKVDTAGSVRTGVQRTQPKGSSKAKAAVAARNPTPQAYGQGRGQTVSAQQQRLKGFALDMSMGGPDAGDDDFRESA, from the coding sequence ATGCGATTGACAATCAAGACAAAACTGGTGACCGCGTTCACCTTCATCATCCTCATGCTTTTGGGCACCGCCGCTTACGGTATACTCAGCCTTGGATCGCTGAACGACACGATCGGCAATCTTCTTGCCGGTCCGGCGGCCCGCCTCGACCTTGCGCAACAGATCGACATCGCGCAGCTCCAGGCCATCCGCCAGCAGAAGAACCTGCTCACCGCCCGCACAGACGAGGAAACGGCAGGGGCGATCGAAAAGGGCAATCTGGCCCGTAAGGAATTCAGCGAGGCCTTCAATCAGGTACAGGCGCTTGCAACGGAAGAAGGCAAGGCGCGCTGGGCACGCATCGCCGAATTTTCCAATGCTTTCAATACAGCCGACGACCAGATCCGGGAATATATGAAGGCCGGCAATGCGGAGGGGGCAAACACCGTCTCGATCACTGCTGCGCGTGCCGCCGCCAATGGCATTGACGCGACACTCGCCGAAATTCTGGCGCTTGAAAAGCAGCGAATGAGGGCAGCTGACGATAATGCGGACGTGCAGTACACAACAACCCGGATGACAATGATCGCCGTCGCTACCGTTGCTCTGGTGATTGCCGCCATCACCGCTTTCTGGATCGCCAGCACGATCAGCAAGGGCCTCGGCCGTGCCAACACCGTGGTTCGCGAAGTGGCCGAAGGCGATCTGACGAAGATGGCCGAAATCACCGGCCACGACGAAATCGGCGAACTTCTGGGCAACGTCAACATCATGATCGAGCGCCTGCGCGGCGTTGTCGCCGACGCCCTGTCGGCCGCCGAAAACGTCTCTTCCGGCAGCCAGCAGCTTTCGGCAAGTTCCGAGCAGGTGTCGCAGGGCGCGACTGAACAGGCCGCTTCCGCAGAAGAAGCCTCCGCCTCGATGGAGGAGATGGCCGCCAACATCAAGCAGAATGCCGACAATGCTGCCCAGACAGAGAAGATCGCCCGCCAATCGGCCAAGGATGCGGAAGCCAGCGGCGAAGCAGTGACACGCGCGGTCGATGCGATGCGCACGATCGCGCAGAAGATCAGTATCGTTCAGGAAATCGCGCGGCAGACCGATCTTCTCGCCCTCAACGCCGCCGTGGAAGCCGCGCGCGCCGGTGAGCACGGCAAGGGTTTTGCGGTGGTCGCCTCGGAAGTGCGCAAGCTTGCCGAACGCAGCCAGTCGGCCGCAGCCGAAATCAGTGCGATGTCGGGTGACACGGTCAAGGCCGCGGCCGATGCCGGCGAGATGCTCGGCCGCCTGGTGCCGGACATCCGCAAGACGGCGGAACTGGTCGCAGAGATCAGCGCCGCCTGCCGCGAGCAGGATATCGGCGCCTCGCAGATCAACGAGGCGATCCAGCAGCTCGACAAGGTGACGCAGCAGAATGCCGGCGCCTCCGAGCAAATGTCGGCGACTTCCGAAGAGCTTGCTTCCCAAGCGGAAGAACTGCAGACGTCGATCGCCTTCTTCAAGGTCGATACGGCAGGCAGCGTTCGCACCGGTGTCCAGAGGACGCAGCCGAAAGGCTCGTCAAAGGCGAAAGCGGCGGTTGCTGCCCGCAACCCCACCCCGCAGGCATACGGACAGGGTCGCGGCCAGACCGTTTCAGCTCAGCAGCAGCGCCTCAAGGGCTTTGCTCTCGACATGTCGATGGGCGGTCCTGATGCCGGCGACGACGACTTCAGGGAGAGCGCATAG
- a CDS encoding chemotaxis protein CheW: MSATAATAERFDNHWSYAEEVEVLTFDLNGETFALEAVIVQEILDLLPETAVPGSQPFVASVINFRGKVIPLADLRLAFGMEAAEATIDSRIIVIEIDLQGEQTLVGLRTDKVNEVTTLAKTASEAPPSVGMRWRADYINCLVKRGGEFIILPNLQAIFSSRNAAGAVN; encoded by the coding sequence ATGAGTGCAACAGCAGCAACGGCCGAACGGTTCGACAATCACTGGAGCTATGCCGAGGAGGTCGAGGTGCTGACCTTCGATCTCAACGGCGAGACCTTCGCGCTGGAAGCGGTCATCGTCCAGGAAATCCTGGACCTGCTTCCGGAAACCGCGGTGCCGGGCAGCCAGCCCTTCGTCGCAAGCGTCATCAATTTCCGCGGCAAGGTCATTCCGCTCGCCGACCTGCGTCTCGCCTTCGGGATGGAGGCGGCGGAAGCCACGATCGACAGCCGGATCATCGTCATCGAGATCGATCTGCAGGGCGAGCAGACGCTCGTCGGCCTCAGGACCGACAAGGTGAACGAGGTGACGACGCTGGCAAAGACGGCGAGCGAGGCGCCGCCCAGCGTCGGCATGCGCTGGCGAGCCGATTACATCAACTGCCTGGTGAAGAGGGGCGGGGAGTTCATCATTCTCCCGAACCTGCAGGCGATCTTTTCATCGCGCAATGCGGCGGGTGCCGTCAACTGA